The following coding sequences are from one Gadus morhua chromosome 10, gadMor3.0, whole genome shotgun sequence window:
- the LOC115551828 gene encoding uncharacterized protein LOC115551828 — MAIERLLRIIDDKGEVAIRNVCEEFRLKMLSPAEITFLREYREVMKPLVKGLNILQSETNTHMGWLLAVISQLSTKLNNMESSSKICLPLIRAIQDGVSRRFGEMKEDPELIAAAILLPKFKSNWTDRADVIEAGLTYVRQHLDRMAEVEEVVGQTSSDDEEDFFTSMKVRRSQGTGELDGYLACASSKMDLLQSFPHIKKLALKLNTGLPASAACERLFSCAGLLFTPKRARMNAVNFENQLLLKLNRKFRD; from the exons ATGGCCATTGAGCGACTGCTGCGGATCATAGATGACAAGGGGGAGGTTGCGATCCGAAATGTCTGCGAAGAATTCAGACTCAAAAT GTTGAGTCCTGCAGAAATCACTTTTCTCAGAGAGTATCGCGAGGTGATGAAACCTTTGGTAAAGGGGTTGAACATCTTGCAGTCAGAGACCAACACGCACATGGGGTGGCTCCTTGCAGTGATTTCACAGCTGTCCACGAAGCTCAACAATATGGAAAGCTCCTCAAAGATTTGCCTGCCACTCATCAGAGCAATTCAGGATGGTGTCTCCAGACGCTTTGGTGAGATGAAGGAGGACCCAGAGCTCATTGCTGCTGCCATCCTCCTGCCTAAATTCAAGAGCAACTGGACTGACAGAGCCGATGTCATTGAAGCAG GCCTGACCTATGTGAGGCAGCACCTTGACAGGATGGCAGAGGTGGAAGAGGTCGTTGGGCAAACTTCatctgatgatgaggaggacttCTTCACATCCATGAAGGTCAGAAGATCACAAGGCACGGGGGAGCTGGATGGGTATCTTGCCTGTGCATCAAGTAAGATGGATCTCCTCCAGTCATTTCCACACATCAAGAAACTCGCCCTCAAACTCAACACAGGTCTGCCTGCGTCAGCTGCCTGTGAAAGGCTTTTCAGCTGTGCCGGCCTGCTTTTCACCCCGAAGCGCGCTAGGATGAACGCAGTGAACTTTGAGAACCAACTCCTGCTCAAACTGAACAGGAAGTTTAGAGATTAA